In one Artemia franciscana unplaced genomic scaffold, ASM3288406v1 Scaffold_4387, whole genome shotgun sequence genomic region, the following are encoded:
- the LOC136043299 gene encoding uncharacterized protein YtoQ-like, whose protein sequence is MKWHVYLSGEIHSDWRERIKQGIKDADLPVKLSAPITDHASSDDCGDVILGPEMTPFWKDHKASKINSIRTRAMIEKADVVVVRFGDKYRQWNAAFDAGYASALGKSVITLHDPELTHPLKEVDAAALAVAQTPEEVVAILKYAITGKLKVKKG, encoded by the coding sequence ATGAAATGGCATGTTTATCTTTCTGGTGAAATTCACAGTGATTGGCGCGAGCGTATCAAACAAGGCATCAAGGATGCGGACTTACCGGTCAAACTGAGCGCACCGATCACGGATCATGCTTCAAGTGATGATTGCGGCGATGTGATTCTTGGCCCTGAAATGACGCCTTTTTGGAAAGATCACAAAGCATCAAAAATAAACTCAATCCGCACGCGAGCAATGATCGAAAAAGCCGATGTGGTGGTTGTTCGTTTCGGCGATAAATATCGTCAATGGAATGCGGCTTTTGATGCGGGTTATGCTTCTGCTCTCGGCAAATCGGTGATTACCCTGCATGATCCTGAACTCACGCACCCGTTAAAAGAAGTGGACGCAGCGGCGCTAGCCGTCGCGCAAACACCTGAAGAAGTAGTGGCGATCTTGAAATACGCGATCACCGGCAAgttgaaagtgaaaaaaggcTAA